In one Solanum dulcamara chromosome 1, daSolDulc1.2, whole genome shotgun sequence genomic region, the following are encoded:
- the LOC129880782 gene encoding SUMO-conjugating enzyme SCE1-like isoform X1 produces the protein MVPGIARDRLARERKSWRMDHPHGFVAKPETGPDGSVNLMVWHCSIPGKPGTDWEGGFYPITMHFSEYYPYKPPKCKFPQGFFHPNVHPSGTICLSILNEGIGWSPAILIKQILLGIQDLLDQPNHNYPAQIEGYHPNMLENVEYKRRVRYQAKQYSALV, from the exons ATGGTTCCTGGAATTGCACGGGATCGCCTTGCTAGAGAGCGCAAATCATGGAGGATGGATCATCCTCAT gGTTTTGTGGCTAAGCCGGAAACTGGTCCAGATGGATCTGTGAATTTGATGGTGTGGCATTGTTCTATTCCTGGAAAACCCGGG ACTGACTGGGAAGGTGGCTTCTATCCAATAACAATGCACTTCAGTGAATACTATCCTTACAAACCACCCAAGTGCAAGTTTCCTCAAGGTTTCTTTCATCCTAATGTTCATCCATCAGGAACAATATGTCTGTCTATCCTCAATGAGGGCATT GGGTGGAGTCCTGCCATTCTAATTAAACAAATTTTGCTGGGTATCCAAGATTTGCTTGATCAGCCAAACCATAATTATCCAGCACAAATAGAAGGTTATCATCCAAACATGCTG GAGAATGTTGAGTACAAGAGACGAGTGAGATACCAGGCCAAGCAGTATTCAGCTCTTGTCTGA
- the LOC129880782 gene encoding SUMO-conjugating enzyme SCE1-like isoform X2 — protein MVPGIARDRLARERKSWRMDHPHGFVAKPETGPDGSVNLMVWHCSIPGKPGTDWEGGFYPITMHFSEYYPYKPPKCKFPQGFFHPNVHPSGTICLSILNEGIGWSPAILIKQILLGIQDLLDQPNHNYPAQIEGEC, from the exons ATGGTTCCTGGAATTGCACGGGATCGCCTTGCTAGAGAGCGCAAATCATGGAGGATGGATCATCCTCAT gGTTTTGTGGCTAAGCCGGAAACTGGTCCAGATGGATCTGTGAATTTGATGGTGTGGCATTGTTCTATTCCTGGAAAACCCGGG ACTGACTGGGAAGGTGGCTTCTATCCAATAACAATGCACTTCAGTGAATACTATCCTTACAAACCACCCAAGTGCAAGTTTCCTCAAGGTTTCTTTCATCCTAATGTTCATCCATCAGGAACAATATGTCTGTCTATCCTCAATGAGGGCATT GGGTGGAGTCCTGCCATTCTAATTAAACAAATTTTGCTGGGTATCCAAGATTTGCTTGATCAGCCAAACCATAATTATCCAGCACAAATAGAAG GAGAATGTTGA
- the LOC129889978 gene encoding nuatigenin 3-beta-glucosyltransferase-like — MAKINGEVLHVVFVPYFTPSHMIPLVDIARLFSSHGVKVSIITTPYNALLFESSIDHDTDLGHKIFVHKLKFPSAEVGIPEGIENFSVVTSKEMALGVYMGIPLLQKPMESLIFELRPHCIVSDMFFPWTVDVAEQLKIPRLMFYPTNVLFHCVEHCLKLYTPHEKVSSDSESFKVPGLPDQIEMKRSQLPENIKTKSEGPYWEMMKRIKESEPRSYAMIHDAIYELELSYAELYQKIKGKKPWLIGPLFHFSKREEANNSRNSPDQERHNCLSWLDSQEPNSVVYICFGSMARFSDAQLTEIALALEASDSPFLWVVRKVDNEQESWMPTGFEEKMLTNNKGLIVRGWVPQLKILNHPATGAFMTHCGWNSTLESLTAGVPMLTWPLFAEQFYNEKLVEVLGCGVGVGAEVWHNSFDIKDTIVNKEKIEASLKMLMNISRVSEKIRSRAIDVEAMIKRAVEKGGSSHNHLTALIQEIKCHVFGISEE; from the coding sequence ATGGCAAAAATAAATGGTGAAGTACTCCATGTAGTTTTTGTTCCATACTTTACACCAAGTCATATGATCCCCTTAGTTGATATAGCAAGACTTTTTTCTAGTCATGGTGTTAAAGTCAGTATTATCACCACCCCCTACAACGCCCTCCTTTTCGAGTCCTCAATCGATCATGACACTGATTTAGGCCACAAAATATTCGTCCACAAACTCAAATTCCCATCAGCTGAAGTAGGCATACCAGAAGGGATCGAAAATTTCAGTGTGGTCACTAGCAAAGAAATGGCTCTAGGTGTATATATGGGAATTCCACTGCTTCAAAAACCTATGGAAAGTCTTATTTTCGAGCTTCGTCCTCATTGCATTGTTTCAGACATGTTTTTCCCATGGACTGTGGATGTAGCAGAGCAATTGAAGATTCCTAGACTTATGTTTTATCCGACTAATGTTTTGTTCCATTGTGTGGAACATTGTTTGAAGTTGTATACACCTCATGAGAAGGTAAGTTCGGATTCAGAAAGTTTCAAGGTTCCGGGATTACCAGATCAGATTGAAATGAAAAGATCTCAATTGCCGGAGAATATTAAAACCAAATCTGAAGGACCATACTGGGAAATGATGAAGAGGATTAAGGAATCAGAACCTCGGAGCTATGCTATGATTCACGACGCTATCTATGAACTAGAGTTGAGTTATGCTGAGCTTTATCAAAAAATCAAAGGTAAAAAACCGTGGCTAATTGGTCCTTTGTTTCATTTTTCCAAGAGGGAAGAGGCAAACAATTCGAGAAATAGTCCAGATCAAGAGCGACACAACTGCTTGAGTTGGCTTGATTCTCAAGAACCAAACTCTGTTGTGTACATTTGTTTTGGAAGTATGGCGAGGTTTTCTGATGCTCAGCTCACTGAAATTGCCTTGGCTCTTGAGGCCTCGGATTCACCCTTCCTTTGGGTGGTAAGAAAGGTTGACAATGAACAAGAAAGCTGGATGCCTACTGGCTTTGAGGAAAAAATGCTTACAAACAACAAAGGTTTGATAGTCAGAGGATGGGTGCCACAGCTGAAGATCTTGAATCATCCAGCAACCGGAGCGTTCATGACTCATTGTGGCTGGAACTCCACTCTGGAATCTCTTACAGCCGGAGTGCCAATGCTGACATGGCCATTGTTCGCGGAGCAGTTCTACAATGAGAAGCTGGTGGAGGTTCTTGGATGCGGGGTTGGAGTTGGGGCAGAGGTGTGGCACAATTCATTCGACATCAAGGATACGATTGTCAACAAGGAAAAGATAGAGGCGAGTTTGAAAATGTTGATGAACATCTCCAGGGTAAGTGAAAAGATCAGAAGTAGAGCAATAGACGTCGAAGCAATGATTAAGAGGGCTGTGGAGAAAGGAGGCTCTTCTCATAATCATCTAACTGCATTAATACAGGAGATCAAGTGTCATGTTTTTGGCATATCAGAAGAGTAA
- the LOC129880763 gene encoding low-temperature-induced cysteine proteinase, which yields METHSFSTLTISLLLMLLFSILSSASSDMSIITYDESHIHSRTDGEVAALYESWLIEHGKSYNALGEKDKRFQIFKDNLKYIDEQNSVPNKSHKLGLTKFADLTNEEYRSIYLGTKSSGDRRRLLKNKSDRYLPKVGDSLPESVDWRDKGVLVGVKDQGSCGSCWAFSAVASIEAISAIVTGDLISLSEQELVDCDKSYNDGCDGGLMDYAFEFVINNGGIDTEEDYPYEERNGVCDQYRKNAKAVSIDSYEDVPVYNEKALQKAVANQPVSIAIEGGGRDFQHYKSGIFTGKCGTAVDHGVVVVGYGTEKGMDYWIIRNSWGAKWGEKGYLRVQRNVASSSGLCGLAIEPSYPVKTGQNPPKPAPSPPSPVKPPTECDDYTQCPVGDTCCCVLQFRNSCLSWGCCPLEGATCCEDHYSCCPHDYPVCNVRAGTCSISKGNPLGVKAMKHILAEPIRAFRNGGKKSSS from the exons atggaaaCTCACAGCTTCAGTACTCTCACCATATCCCTACTTCTTATGCTCCTCTTCTCCATCTTATCCTCCGCCTCCTCCGACATGTCGATCATAACTTACGACGAAAGTCATATTCACAGTCGAACCGACGGTGAAGTTGCGGCGTTGTACGAGTCGTGGTTAATCGAACACGGAAAATCGTACAACGCCTTAGGTGAAAAGGATAAGAGATTCCAGATCTTCAAGGATAACTTGAAATATATAGACGAACAGAACTCTGTTCCGAATAAGAGTCATAAGCTCGGATTGACGAAATTCGCCGATCTGACTAATGAGGAGTATAGATCGATTTATTTGGGTACGAAGAGTTCAGGTGACAGGAGGAGGTTGTTGAAGAACAAAAGCGATCGGTATCTTCCTAAAGTAGGGGATAGCTTGCCGGAATCAGTTGACTGGAGAGATAAAGGTGTGCTTGTTGGTGTAAAGGATCAAGGAAGCTGTG GGAGTTGTTGGGCATTCTCCGCCGTTGCTTCCATTGAAGCAATAAGCGCTATAGTAACCGGGGATTTGATATCACTATCAGAGCAAGAGCTGGTGGATTGTGATAAGTCCTACAATGATGGTTGCGATGGCGGTCTTATGGACTACGCCTTTGAATTCGTCATCAACAATGGAGGAATTGACACTGAAGAAGACTATCCTTACGAAGAACGTAATGGCGTATGTGACCAATATAGG AAAAATGCCAAGGCTGTTAGCATAGATAGTTATGAAGATGTTCCTGTTTATAACGAAAAGGCGCTGCAAAAGGCTGTTGCAAATCAACCTGTGAGCATTGCCATTGAAGGTGGTGGCAGAGACTTCCAGCACTACAAATCA GGTATCTTTACTGGAAAATGTGGTACTGCAGTGGATCATGGTGTAGTTGTTGTTGGATATGGTACTGAGAAAGGCATGGATTATTGGATCATTAGGAACTCGTGGGGAGCTAAATGGGGAGAGAAGGGCTACCTCAGAGTCCAACGTAATGTTGCCAGCTCTAGTGGCTTGTGTGGTTTAGCCATAGAGCCTTCATATCCAGTAAAGACAGGCCAAAATCCTCCTAAGCCTGCTCCATCTCCTCCATCTCCAGTCAAGCCACCTACAGAATGTGATGATTATACTCAATGCCCTGTGGGCGACACTTGCTGCTGTGTCCTTCAGTTCCGTAACTCTTGCTTATCTTGGGGATGTTGCCCACTTGAAGGAGCCACTTGCTGTGAAGACCACTACAGTTGCTGCCCACACGACTATCCTGTCTGCAACGTTCGTGCAGGCACATGCTCAATT AGCAAGGGCAATCCACTGGGAGTGAAGGCCATGAAGCACATTCTTGCAGAACCAATCAGGGCCTTCAGAAATGGAGGAAAGAAGAGCAGTTCTTGA